In Marinifilum sp. JC120, the sequence CTCATGGAAAATAAACCGCTTACCGACCAATCTTCCCAGCTGAAGGGAGCCTTGTAGTCGGTCATCAGGCTGATTCCGTAGCTGTTCATATTTCTCGTTTTGTCAAACATAGGATCTGTTTCATCATAGTCGCTATGGCTGTAGTGTATGCGCGGAATGATCGTCAGCGAGCCAGTTCTATATCTGGTTTCTAAGTCAATTTTGTATTTCATAAATGAATTGGCTTCACCATCGTAAACACCTTTACGAATACTCAAGCGCGGGCGTAATTCCAGATTTTCACTGATATAGTATGAATAGTTCATGTTGAGAGAGTATACAGAACCGTCTCTTGCCAGTTTCGGAATCAGCTGGCCTATAACATCGTTGTCGACATCGTCGTTAAGATATACAAATTGGACTCGGAGACCTGACCCCATGATTCGGTTCATCCCTATTCTGAAACCATATTTGGAGGTATCTGTTTCTTCCCGGTCAGTACCAGTCAGGTAAGGGTTTTTCCAAGCTTTCTCAAAAGGCGTAAAAAAGGCTGCAACATCAATGATTCCTGCTTCGGCGAACTGGTAGGACGCGCCTAAATTAGCAGCAAATCCTCCCGCTTCATCTATTGGCGGATCGGTTGTAAGGTAGAGTTTCATTCCTTCCTTTTCCCCTACATCCCAGGTAATCTCAGGCAAAAGCACAGGTAGGAAGGAGGCTTTGCTGTCAGCACTATCACTCAGACTATCCAGTCTTTTGCTTGATGCGTCAGGATTAAGATTGTTGGCACTGTCAATAAACATCACGCCAACTCTCACTGACCCGCTAAATGAATTTGTCGCATCCGCAGACGCTAAACTTGATACAGTGATCAAGGCTAGGGCCACCAAGTAAACAAGTCCTTTTTTCATCAAAATGCTCCCTACCGTATATTTTGTTATTTCTACTGATTGTCGAGCTTACCTCCTGTTAAGAAGGAGAATGAGCCCTCTGGTGCTTTCAGTTGGTTTTCAATCAGTTGTGGAAACGCCTGCCATCTTCTTTGAAGTTCTTCCTGTTTCCATGGGTATATTCCCATATCGGTCAAGAACTGGATGCCGGAAAGCAAGAATTCTGCGCATTCAAGCGGATAGTTTGTATCAAATAATCCTTCATCGACTCCCTGACTGAACAGTTCCGCATAAAGCGGTGCCTGTTTTGTTAAAACTTTAGCCAAGAGTCTGATGTGCATACCTGCATTGGCTGTCTTGTGCAGATCTCCGATTAGTTTTTCGTGACCATCTTCACCATGCGGAGTGGCACTGTTTGTAATCAGGTATTGCAACCGTTCAAGAGCGTTACCTTCAACATTCTTAAGTTTTTCTTTAAGACGCTGCATTTCATCTTCAGCCACGCTGTCAATGACGGCTTCCAGTAGCAGCTCCTTTGATCTGAAATAGTGGTAGATCGTCCCTTTTGCGATCTGTAGATGCTGCATTACATCCCGCATTGTCGTGCTGTCGTACCCTTTAGTTAAAAAAAGCTGACAGGCTGCGGCTATAATTTCATTTCTTCTTTCTTCCGGTTTTTTTACTACTCTGACCATACCATCTCCCAAAATTCACCAAATGACTGGAAATATAAAAAATATATTTCCCCTGTGCAGTATTTTAGGGTGAGTGGCAAGCATTGTATTGGCAAATCATTTTTACTTATGTGATTTGCAAGCTGTTTTCATGATCAGTTAATGAACATATAAGCTCCTTCTCGAAGGTGATTTCGGGTTTGCCGTTAAGGATGCATCAGTCTCTCGGATGTCCCACGGCCTGAATCAATGAAGTCAAACTAGCCTATTGACCGACGGTCGGTCAATAGGCCGAGTTAAAAAAATAAGCAAAATTTATAAATCAATGTCAAGGTGCTGAAGTTCACCTTTTCTATTAATGTCTGTAAACAGTAAGTTTGCGTGGTGTATGTCGGAAAACTTGAAAAGGAGAACATTATAACAGAAAAATTTGAATTCAGAAGAAATGACGTGAACGCATAATAATTGGGCTGGTTGTGTACGCTGAAAACAGACCGTCTGAACTGCACATCGAACATCCTGAGATGTATTAATCAAAAAAACACCCCCTCCGCGATCATTCGCAAAGGGGGCGGTTTTAGTTCTTCAATTATATTCTTTGGGCTCTCTGCCTGATCAATGTGATTAGAGGTATAAAGAGTACCAGCATCCATTCCAGACTGAAGTCCTGCGCAGGGTTGAAAGTGCACCCTGTGGAACCTGAGCCGGAGCCTGAGCCCAGTACGAGCGGATCTTCGATCACTCCGGGAGCAGGGTTCGTGTCGTAATCTCCGTTATCCTTAATACCGAAGTTTACGGTATACACGGTATTGGCATTCAGGGTCTCACCTGAAATCTTGATCCTGTTGGCCTGATCAGTGACCCAGAATACCCCGTCCGTAGGAGCGGACGGCACTGCGTTCACACGGGTATACGGTTTACTACTGCTGGTCGAAGCATACAGCTTATACAGTTCCAGAGTGTTAACCTCAACGTCGCTGACCGGAGTAACGGTAAAGTTGAAGTTATGTGTTGCATCCGCAGCAATCGGCTTTGACTTGAAGGATTTCTTGTCGCCCACAACAGTCATTTCCGGAGTATTGTATGTGCTCTTTAACGCAGCGGGAGTAACTGTGACAGAAGAAGCTTGCACAACCAGATCCGCATCCTCGCCGCTTCCGGGGCAGACGTCGGTCTCGGTTTCACCGCCCGATGCACAAATCGTTGTTCTTGCAAAAATTCCGTCCTGTCCTGCGGTGACAAGGAATTTACCTTTTACAGAGCCGGTAACCGCCTTGAGATCTTTGCCTGTTTCTACAGTGGTGGAAGTCCATGACTTTGTCTCAGTGTTATATTCATGAACCTGTCCCTTGGAATCCGCGACATATACATGGGTGCCGTAAGCCCAGATCGAATTCAATGTTGAGGCGAAAAGCTGGTTATTATAACCATGAAGGTTTGTCATGCGGCCATCATACTCTGCCACATATCCTTTATCGCCTACGATCCAGACACTATCATCTGACAGAATGAACACATCAGACTTTGGAACCAGACCTGTTGTACGACTGGTCACGTACACGTTGCTGACAGTCCAATTATCCCCGACAGGATCGCTTAACTTGAAAGCATACTCTCCGGAACCGACCGCATAAATGGTCTGCCCGCCCGCACTGACATCAAGGGCATTCAGAGCTGTAAGAGTCCCGTCTCCCCCAGCCTTACCCTGCTCCGTCGGGGTGAACGTAGTTCCGTCATAAGTAAACTTATAAAGATAAGGAGCATTGACGGATGTTGCGTAAATTGTAGTGTCGTTTATGGCACTTATGTCTGTAAGAGGGGCTCCGGCAAGACCGCTGACATCTTTGACATCCCAGTTGGTTCCATCAAATAGGGCCAGATCTTTACCATCATTTATGAGGGCAACAACCTGATCTCCAAAACCGGTCAGCCTGTTCACTGTCTTGGAACCGATAGAGCCTTCACTGATTCGGGTCCAACTAAAGGAGCCGGAATTGTAAACGCCCTTGTAGAGCAGACCGTTGTCACCGCCTACATAAACGACAGATTTGGTCGCGTTGTAAATGGTATTTATGGTGTTGCCCACGTCCGGCTGGGTTGCTGGGGCAGCGATAGTAAACTCCGGCCCGCTTGAATAAGCGATACCCCTGTTTGTAGAAGTAGTATCCGCATCAATGGCCAGCACGCCGGCTCCTTTTGAAACAATACCGCTTATATTGTTCATTACGGAAATCTCTTCACTGAGACTGCCATATTTCTCCCATCCTGCGGCGGGAGTGTAACGCCAGACATCCGTGGCAGTGGCGACAGTAAGGTCGGTAGAACTGCCGGAGACAGAAACAACCGGATCAGTGGCCGGACAATCCAGAGGCTTTGCTCCAGCAAGGGAAATCTCGGTAGCGTCACTATCGTCGATTATAAATATTGAGTCACGATCATTAACAACGACGACTTTATTATCGGAAGTCTGAAATAGTTTTGCGGCAGTTCCGACAACACCATTTAATGAATTTACTTCCGTCCAAACATTGTTAGTATCAGGGACAGTGGTCCATGTGGCAGTAGAAGCGGCCGCGGCCATAGCTTTTACAGTGTCAGCTTCAATGATATACAATCCCTTAGAGGATGCAGCCAGTCCGCTTACAGTTCCGGGAACAGTCCTTGCGGCCTGGGCGCTAGTCGCTTCTCGGCCGACTCCTGTTGTGGCTATATCAATAAACTGGACATCCTTGTTCGCAGCGGTTCCAGTAAAATAAAGGTTTGTAGTTTCTCCGTCTTTAAGCGTCGCAAGAAATTCAGCAGATGACGGCGAAGTCACTTCATCGGGAGGGGTCACCATTACGAAACCTCCACTTAGGCACCAGATCCCGACCCTGCCATAAGTAGCAGGACTTACTTGAGCAGCAAGATAGCCTTTACCTGAAGCATAACCTGTAGCACTATTCCCCGCTACAACATCCGCATCCGCAGGGCTGGAATCTCCAGTAAACCAAGAATCAGTAGGCGCAGTTGCGAAGTAAGGACGATTATCCCCACCATTAACGACACAGTAAAAAGAGGCCAGTCGACCTACTACTTTTGGGTCATCCGGGGCAGTGCGAACGGCTTTGCTCTCTCCGCTCAAAACCGGAGTCCAGAAGGTTTCCCCGCCGTAAAATGAAGTGCCGTCGTCACCGACTACGAAAGCACGCCTCAGTGTTCCTGAGGTAACCAGCGACACTCCGCGAAGACTCTCTCTTGATGCGCTCGAATGCTTGTAGGTCACGGTCTCATCAATAACATGGAAAACCTCCCCACCAGCACCGACGGCATAGCCGAAGCCATTTGTAAAGTCGTAATCAATGGCATAAAGGTTTGGATTGGTCCCGCCGGAGGGAACTATTGCGGCGGCATTCTCTGTTCCCGAGAGTGTAAGATCGAGAGTCCCTTTGACGACTTTTCCATTGTCTCCAACAACATACCATGAGGTTGGGGAAGATCCAATGCAAAGGTCATTAATACTTAGACAATTTGTGATATAAAAATATGCAGTCCCACTGCTAGTTATCCTATAGAGGCTGGCTTCTCTTTTATCTTCAGCTGCACCAAAAATCATGAAAGTTTCAGCAGATCCGGGAAGAGCTTTGACACCTCTAATATTATTCTTTTTAGCTACAGCCTCACTTTTAAAGAAAGATATAGAACTCCACTTTGCATCGGCGGCATCACTGTCATACTTAATGATGGCACCATCGGTAGTAACTATGACAACATCGTGAGGTGCACCACCATCTTCGGGGCAGGCAATACCGACAACCGCTTTGCCTTCGAACTCTGTACCGGCCCCGGCAGTATCAATGGCAGTACGGGCGTCAGCGTCATCTATAGACTGAACAGACCAACCAACACCGTCTGCACTATTGACGATAGTTCCGTTGTTTGTAACCGCCCAGAATTTTTCACCGTCATGGGCAACTCCTACGAAATTCGTAGAGGCAGGCGGAAAAACTTGAGTCCACGCAACATCAGTTGCAGTAGGGCTCTTCATTTTATCTGCAGCCATATGATAGGCCTTACCGTCATCACCTACGGCAACCAGCCCATCTGTAGCATCCTGTGCTATCGCCGTGATATTGGTCCCCAGCTTGGTTGGCACATCAGGAATCCACTCAGCGCGACTCGTCTCCACAAATGTAAATGCAAATAAACAAAAGAAAAAAGCAAAAAATGCAAGCCTATTAATCATGAAATAGTACCCCTCTTACTAAAAAATGAATCCGTGTGATATCATGGTAAATTTTTCTGCACAACAAAAACCGGACTGAGGCTTTTCGCCCCAGTTCGGTTTATAAATATGCTGCATTTACATATTTTTAAGGTATAATGGAATAGCCATAAATGAAGGGGGGTGATTGTGCTTGAATCCAGAGATATTATCTTCAAGGATTATATAAAAAAGCAGGTCCTTGGTGCCGGTGGTTACGGAACTGTTTATTTGGTTGAAAATGACAAGGGTATTCAATTTGCCCTGAAAGTTTTGCATAAGGACGTGACCCTTTTTGAA encodes:
- a CDS encoding DUF2860 domain-containing protein is translated as MKKGLVYLVALALITVSSLASADATNSFSGSVRVGVMFIDSANNLNPDASSKRLDSLSDSADSKASFLPVLLPEITWDVGEKEGMKLYLTTDPPIDEAGGFAANLGASYQFAEAGIIDVAAFFTPFEKAWKNPYLTGTDREETDTSKYGFRIGMNRIMGSGLRVQFVYLNDDVDNDVIGQLIPKLARDGSVYSLNMNYSYYISENLELRPRLSIRKGVYDGEANSFMKYKIDLETRYRTGSLTIIPRIHYSHSDYDETDPMFDKTRNMNSYGISLMTDYKAPFSWEDWSVSGLFSMSKGKSNIKFYDTRSLTFGGMLNYHF
- a CDS encoding TetR/AcrR family transcriptional regulator → MVRVVKKPEERRNEIIAAACQLFLTKGYDSTTMRDVMQHLQIAKGTIYHYFRSKELLLEAVIDSVAEDEMQRLKEKLKNVEGNALERLQYLITNSATPHGEDGHEKLIGDLHKTANAGMHIRLLAKVLTKQAPLYAELFSQGVDEGLFDTNYPLECAEFLLSGIQFLTDMGIYPWKQEELQRRWQAFPQLIENQLKAPEGSFSFLTGGKLDNQ